The Dehalococcoidia bacterium genomic interval TTGTAGAAGCAACTGCGGTGTTGATTTCGGATGCAGAGCGGAAAGTCATTGAACGGGTTATTGCCGGAGAACGAATTCTCCCTTTCACACCTTTTTCAAAGCATTTATTCAAGGCAGGGAAGCAATTCCATTTAATCACGACAAACTACGACCGTCTAATCGAGTTGGCAGTGGAGGCTGCAGGGATCGGTGTAGATTCCCGCTTTTGTGGTTACCTGCATGGTAAATTGGATGCAAAACGATCTGCAGATGCACATAGAGAATCTTTCGTTTCAGGGCGCAACTCGTGTTTCCGGTCTCTACCATCATTATGTATCCATAAACCTCACGGCAGTTTGGATTGGTTTGAGGTTAATGGGAACATAGTCAGGTGCCCCGTCGATATCGGGAAAGTGCCCGTGATCATTACCCCGGGAACGAGCAAATATCGCGAAAGCTTCCGTTGGGCATTTGATGATCAGAGGACATCTGGAAATCGAGCAGCTACCAACGCTACTCGGCTAATGTTCATAGGATATGGATTCAATGATGATCACTTGGAGCAGCAGCTGTGTCCAGGGCTCAAACTTACGAAGCCCAGCATCATTGTAGCAAAAGAACTCACAGTCAATGCCCAAAGAGTGATCGAAAACAGTAAGGATATTGACGTTGTTGCACTTTGTGCTGTTTCAGTAAACGACCTTCGCACTCGGATCATTACTTCAAAAGGAGAGGAAGTTATAGTCAACGAACAACTTTGGAACCTCGAAGGTTTCAATAAAGGAGTGCTCTAATGCCTAGTATCGGGATGTCCTTTGAATCCAATGAAGCTATTGGGCGGGTAATGTCAGTAGACACAATGCGTGTTTTCGTCCATGTTGACGAGCACGAATTGCTTAAGAAGGTGATGGTCGGCAATCTGATCGCTGTCCAGGGAGCTACCGGCCATCAGTTTCTCATCTCGATCGTTGAACGAATCACGCGCTTGCCAGCGGATTCCATCGGTCCTGGCGAAGCACCAGACGATGAAACCGCTCCTCAGCAAGATGAGATACAAGACACAATACGGGGCGTCCTAGTGGGCACTTATCGCTCTAAAGACGGTGATGAAGGGCCGTCATTCAAACGAGGCGCGGATTCCTGTCCGCAGATCGACCAACCGTGCTATCTCATCCAAGGGGCGAATTTGACTGCGTTTATGGGCGTGCTATCCCAAGATGTCCCAGCGGACAAGGCTCTTCGGCTTGGGCACTTTGCCATCGACCCTACTGCCCAAGCCGTTGCCAACGGCGATAGATTCTTCCAAAG includes:
- a CDS encoding SIR2 family protein, with the protein product MNIDCEKPRIGMTLELSNVKRHLQDHLQEGLLLVVGTGTSIAEGIPGMGPLADHLKMVIPAELRITPDPAWEDVVAALDGGDHLEAAMGKIGLKPGTVEAIVEATAVLISDAERKVIERVIAGERILPFTPFSKHLFKAGKQFHLITTNYDRLIELAVEAAGIGVDSRFCGYLHGKLDAKRSADAHRESFVSGRNSCFRSLPSLCIHKPHGSLDWFEVNGNIVRCPVDIGKVPVIITPGTSKYRESFRWAFDDQRTSGNRAATNATRLMFIGYGFNDDHLEQQLCPGLKLTKPSIIVAKELTVNAQRVIENSKDIDVVALCAVSVNDLRTRIITSKGEEVIVNEQLWNLEGFNKGVL